One Xenopus tropicalis strain Nigerian chromosome 8, UCB_Xtro_10.0, whole genome shotgun sequence genomic window carries:
- the LOC100490485 gene encoding extracellular calcium-sensing receptor-like, with product MVFAIMEINASNDLLLNITLGFHLYDSCYNEIRSLIGATWILSGGKNGVPNFHCNKDLMPLAIVGDMPSKASEPLARILGLYRYPQISYASGLPLLSNKMYFPSFFRTIHNGDNEYFAIAQLVKYFNWTWVGVIYSDNDVGILGAQIVTREIEKNGGCIAFQETLPIISSMESVYRIIGVVKRSRATVIILFCTIENIVPLMEQASFHNITDKVWVATSGWSITSTFSRSDILTTLNGSLGLAPQKGKIPGFKEFLYSIHPSRFPDDPYMKSLWENAFHCIWPGNDTVNNTSPALLKDIVWCTGEERLDSIDPNIYDVYKFIFSYRTHNAVFAVAHALHQMKNCVPGKGPFKNGSCADIYNHRPWQLLHYIRKVDFNNTAGERIYFDENGDVPQSVEILNWQLFPNGSNQYVSIGSFDSGSLNGEGLSIQLNKILWNGGHSQVPSSVCSDPCPKGYRRAAIQGQKICCFDCLPCSEGEILNPNDGSECLKCPEDKWPDSRKEECLPKPIQFLSYEETLGSALACISVLFCLLTFSVFCLFIIKRKTPIVKANNRDLSYLLLISLMFGFMCSLAFIGRPNRIMCMIRQVMFAVIFSLCVSTILAKTITVIMIFSATNPDSKLKKLVGLRIPIYIVPVCTMVQIILCIVWLTTDAPFAEFNMAAEIGIIVIECNEGSRVLFASVLGYMGLLASVSLFVAFLARKLPDTFNETKFITFSMLVFASVWVTFIPAYLSTKGKQTVAVEIFAILSSSAGCLFCIFSPKCYTILLHPEMNSKENITGRNTRNQGKLF from the exons ATGGTGTTTGCAATCATGGAAATTAATGCATCAAATGATCTTTTACTCAATATAACACTGGGCTTTCACCTCTATGATTCCTGTTATAATGAGATACGGTCACTAATAGGAGCAACATGGATTTTATCGGGGGGAAAAAATGGAGTGCCAAACTTTCACTGCAACAAGGATCTTATGCCACTGGCTATTGTTGGCGACATGCCCTCTAAGGCCTCAGAGCCCCTAGCAAGGATCTTGGGATTGTACAGATATCCGCAG ATTAGCTATGCTTCTGGGCTGCCTTTATTgagcaataaaatgtatttcccaTCCTTCTTCAGGACAATACATAATGGTGACAATGAATATTTTGCCATTGCTCAGTTGGTGAAGTACTTCAACTGGACCTGGGTGGGTGTTATATACTCAGATAATGACGTGGGGATATTAGGTGCTCAAATTGTAACTAGAGAAATAGAGAAGAATGGTGGATGCATTGCATTTCAAGAGACACTTCCTATAATCAGCTCCATGGAGTCTGTCTACCGTATCATTGGTGTTGTCAAGAGATCCAGAGCAACAGTGATCATTTTATTTTGTACCATAGAAAACATTGTCCCTCTAATGGAACAGGCTTCTTTTCACAATATCACTGACAAAGTGTGGGTGGCAACTTCAGGCTGGTCCATTACTTCTACTTTCTCTAGGAGTGACATTTTAACAACCTTAAATGGGAGCCTTGGATTAGCACCTCAAAAAGGGAAAATTCCAGGCTTTAAGGAGTTTCTTTACAGCATCCATCCTTCCAGATTTCCAGATGATCCTTACATGAAGTCATTGTGGGAGAATGCTTTTCACTGTATTTGGCCAGGAAATGATACAGTCAATAATACATCTCCAGCACTGCTTAAAGACATTGTTTGGTGCACAGGAGAAGAGAGACTGGACAGTATTGATCCTAATATATATGATGTCTATAAGTTTATATTTTCCTATAGAACACATAATGCAGTCTTTGCAGTAGCTCATGCTTTGCACCAGATGAAGAACTGTGTCCCAGGGAAAGGGCCTTTCAAGAATGGATCTTGTGCTGATATTTATAACCACCGGCCttggcag CTGCTTCATTACATCAGAAAGGTAGACTTCAACAACACTGCAGGAGAAAGAATATattttgatgagaatggggatgtCCCTCAGTCTGTGGAGATTTTGAACTGGCAGCTGTTCCCTAATGGAAGTAATCAGTATGTCTCTATTGGAAGTTTTGATTCCGGCTCTCTAAATGGCGAGGGGCTCAGTATTCAGCTAAACAAGATTTTATGGAATGGAGGACACAGCCAA GTCCCGAGTTCGGTTTGCAGTGATCCATGCCCCAAAGGCTACAGAAGAGCTGCAATTCAGGGGCAGAAGATCTGCTGCTTTGATTGCCTGCCATGTTCTGAAGGAGAGATTCTCAACCCAAATG ATGGCAGTGAATGTCTCAAGTGCCCAGAAGACAAATGGCCTGATAGCAGAAAAGAAGAGTGCCTACCAAAACCCATTCAGTTCCTTTCTTATGAAGAGACTCTGGGCTCCGCTTTAGCTTGTATTTCAGTCTTGTTTTGTCTCCTTACATTTTCAGTGTTCTGCCTGTTTATAATCAAAAGAAAGACCCCCATAGTGAAGGCAAATAACAGAGATCTCAGTTACCTACTTCTCATCTCCCTCATGTTTGGCTTCATGTGTTCCTTGGCATTCATTGGCAGACCCAACCGGATAATGTGCATGATACGCCAGGTCATGTTTGCTGTCATTTTTTCACTTTGCGTTTCTACCATACTAGCAAAGACTATCACTGTCATAATGATATTTAGTGCTACAAATCCAGACAGTAAACTAAAGAAACTAGTGGGACTACGAATACCCATTTATATTGTCCCAGTGTGTACCATGGTTCAGATAATTCTATGCATAGTTTGGCTGACCACAGACGCTCCATTTGCAGAGTTCAATATGGCAGCAGAAATAGGAATAATAGTGATTGAGTGCAATGAGGGGTCCAGGGTGTTATTTGCTTCTGTCTTGGGGTACATGGGTCTCTTAGCTTCCGTTAGTTTATTTGTTGCCTTTCTGGCTAGGAAGCTCCCTGACACATTTAATGAGACCAAGTTCattacattcagtatgttggtatTTGCCAGTGTTTGGGTGACATTTATACCTGCTTATCTCAGTACCAAGGGGAAACAGACAGTGGCAGTAGAAATCTTTGCCATTCTCTCTTCAAGTGCTGGGTgtcttttttgcatcttttccccAAAATGTTATACAATATTACTGCACCCAGAAATGAACAGCAAAGAGAATATCACAGGGAGAAATACTAGAAACCAAGGAAAATTATTTTGA